The Streptomyces sp. NBC_01591 genome window below encodes:
- a CDS encoding substrate-binding domain-containing protein: MPTDPAAGYRGSSLLPHPHLVAKWSPMDRPGTDALICGPDGTAQIAQHALQMMGRAIGQDILLAACVDSPGLPLCSPPITTINLRPQPCGLPRDRSAAASHPGQILKTDGDRLAGDPLPLRGCPRHLRHRPSRRRCRDPTKCTALRTGHRFKRDGRLTMSSGDFVPASSSSAPPPGSLRRRSPG, translated from the coding sequence CGACGGACCCGGCCGCGGGTTACCGGGGCTCGTCTCTCCTTCCTCATCCTCATTTGGTTGCAAAATGGTCCCCGATGGACCGTCCCGGCACCGACGCACTCATCTGTGGCCCCGATGGCACCGCCCAAATCGCCCAGCACGCCCTTCAGATGATGGGCCGCGCCATCGGCCAGGACATTCTCCTCGCGGCCTGCGTAGACTCCCCTGGGCTGCCCCTGTGTTCCCCGCCCATCACTACAATCAACCTGCGCCCCCAGCCTTGCGGGCTACCCCGCGATCGTTCCGCAGCAGCCAGCCACCCGGGCCAGATCCTGAAGACCGACGGAGACCGCCTGGCGGGAGATCCGTTGCCGCTTCGCGGGTGTCCCCGACATCTCCGGCACCGTCCCTCCCGCCGCCGGTGCCGGGACCCCACCAAGTGCACCGCCCTGCGCACCGGGCACCGCTTCAAGCGGGACGGACGCCTGACCATGTCCTCCGGCGACTTCGTGCCCGCCAGCAGTTCCTCGGCTCCTCCGCCGGGCTCTCTCCGGCGACGGTCACCCGGCTGA
- a CDS encoding alpha/beta fold hydrolase, which translates to MLAQRLSSGYRVVAVDQRGHGASERHPRDVSRAAYVADVIAVVDQLALPRPVLVGQSLGGHTAMLTAAAHTGLVRALVLVEAGPAGQTRTAPRTSADGSTHGRHRSPHAKRQPRSSAADQSAQAGRPGWRNARADGGLASTGT; encoded by the coding sequence GTGCTGGCACAACGCTTGAGCTCCGGGTATCGGGTCGTCGCGGTCGACCAGCGCGGGCACGGCGCCAGCGAGCGTCACCCGCGGGACGTCTCCCGCGCCGCCTACGTCGCCGACGTCATCGCCGTTGTCGATCAGCTGGCGCTGCCGCGGCCCGTCCTGGTCGGCCAATCGCTGGGCGGGCACACCGCCATGCTCACCGCCGCCGCACATACCGGGCTCGTCCGCGCGCTCGTGCTCGTCGAGGCCGGCCCTGCGGGGCAAACCCGAACGGCCCCGCGGACATCGGCGGATGGCTCGACTCATGGCCGACACCGTTCCCCTCACGCGAAGCGGCAGCCGCGTTCCTCGGCGGCGGACCAGTCGGCGCAGGCTGGGCGGCCGGGCTGGAGGAACGCGAGGGCGGATGGTGGCCTCGCTTCGACCGGGACGTGA
- a CDS encoding alpha/beta fold hydrolase, whose translation MMVRSLAENAQRSFHHEWGQVACPTLVVLAQTSFIPAQEADEMLRQRPATMAMSIPGTRHDLHLEQPEALHTVISDFFKGLA comes from the coding sequence GTGATGGTCCGCTCGCTGGCGGAGAACGCCCAGCGTTCCTTCCATCACGAGTGGGGTCAGGTCGCATGCCCCACCCTGGTCGTCCTGGCCCAAACCAGCTTCATCCCCGCGCAGGAAGCCGACGAAATGCTCCGGCAGCGACCCGCCACCATGGCCATGAGCATCCCCGGCACCCGCCACGACCTGCACCTGGAACAGCCTGAAGCCCTGCACACCGTGATCTCGGACTTCTTCAAGGGCCTCGCCTGA
- a CDS encoding alpha/beta fold hydrolase: protein MSPEDRHALVLGASGFIGRHLVLALGQAGVRVSAASRSHESYQRLTRWLAGRGYDQVPIDLRVDFAKASLMDGECDDITEIYNCAGAYRFGMSVDEARRANVGSVRAVVAFGARLPNLRRLVQVSGYRVGGQDAAPWSEEYRQETYRALGAYEASRAEADAVFQDLAGQLGVPWSIVNPASVIGDSATGESDQYLGLASNVKDLWHGSLPVLPGNGHTFVPVVAVDYLARFMTLLPMDEATHRTAYWTLDDGTPALPDLLTLIAEHYGVKAPRTRVPVSLLKRLPQWLTKADPETVTFLSTDRYPTDSARAFAARHGLAMPDTATTIRRWADHLAAHRFGDAPAGDRRFTKLGGIRTFELGKAGAPTVVLPGLPVNADTWAPVVTAVGHARAVDLPGLGMSAGRREDWQSWLTALVTETGARHLVGHSIGAAAAVDAATAHPDAVDQLTLVSPFFLQGHPPRTARRPALTRWYLRRTPPEALAERLTGATGHAAALRSAVADLRRGTVGATAAGLLAATANPQWRADLQAKLQHYPGRVHIVLGSNDPLTAEGQSLLDTLPHATVTVVAGAGHHPQLTHSEVVAQAIGSQTAFLGSHSEPGVRAARARPR from the coding sequence GCGTTCGAGTCAGCGCGGCCAGCCGGAGCCATGAGTCCTACCAGCGGCTGACTCGGTGGCTGGCCGGGCGCGGGTATGACCAGGTCCCGATCGACCTCCGGGTCGACTTCGCCAAGGCGTCACTGATGGACGGCGAGTGCGACGACATCACCGAGATCTACAACTGCGCCGGCGCCTACCGGTTCGGCATGTCGGTGGATGAGGCGCGTCGCGCCAACGTTGGCAGCGTCCGCGCGGTCGTCGCGTTCGGGGCGCGGCTGCCGAACCTGCGCCGCCTGGTTCAGGTCTCCGGATACCGCGTGGGCGGGCAGGACGCCGCCCCGTGGAGCGAGGAGTATCGACAGGAGACCTACCGGGCCCTGGGCGCCTACGAGGCGTCCAGGGCCGAGGCGGACGCCGTCTTCCAGGATCTGGCAGGGCAGTTGGGTGTCCCCTGGTCCATCGTCAACCCGGCCAGCGTAATCGGCGACAGCGCCACCGGGGAGTCCGACCAGTACCTCGGACTCGCCTCCAATGTGAAAGACCTCTGGCACGGCTCGCTTCCCGTGCTCCCGGGCAACGGGCACACGTTCGTCCCCGTGGTCGCGGTCGATTACCTCGCCCGTTTCATGACGCTGCTTCCGATGGACGAGGCCACCCACCGCACTGCGTACTGGACGCTGGACGACGGCACGCCCGCACTGCCCGACCTGCTCACGCTCATAGCGGAGCACTACGGGGTCAAGGCACCCAGGACACGGGTCCCGGTGTCCCTGCTCAAGCGGCTGCCCCAGTGGCTCACCAAGGCTGATCCGGAGACCGTGACGTTTTTGTCGACCGACCGCTACCCGACCGATTCGGCCCGTGCCTTCGCCGCCCGGCACGGGCTGGCCATGCCGGACACCGCCACGACGATCCGCCGCTGGGCCGACCACCTTGCAGCCCACCGCTTCGGCGACGCCCCCGCAGGTGACAGACGATTCACCAAGCTGGGCGGGATACGGACTTTCGAGCTCGGCAAGGCAGGCGCACCCACGGTGGTGCTGCCCGGTCTGCCGGTCAACGCCGACACCTGGGCGCCGGTCGTTACGGCGGTCGGGCACGCGCGCGCCGTCGACCTGCCGGGGTTGGGTATGAGCGCCGGACGCCGCGAGGACTGGCAGTCCTGGCTGACCGCGCTGGTCACCGAGACCGGTGCCCGTCACCTGGTGGGTCACTCCATCGGCGCCGCGGCCGCCGTCGACGCCGCGACCGCCCATCCCGATGCGGTGGATCAACTCACGCTGGTGTCACCGTTCTTCCTGCAGGGGCACCCGCCCCGCACCGCCAGGCGGCCGGCCCTGACCCGCTGGTACCTGAGGCGGACACCCCCCGAGGCGCTGGCCGAGCGGCTGACCGGCGCCACGGGCCACGCGGCCGCGCTCCGGTCGGCTGTCGCGGATCTTCGCCGCGGCACCGTTGGGGCCACCGCCGCCGGGCTTCTGGCCGCCACGGCGAACCCGCAGTGGCGTGCCGACCTCCAGGCCAAGCTGCAGCACTACCCAGGGCGTGTCCACATCGTCCTGGGATCCAACGATCCGCTCACCGCTGAGGGACAGTCGCTGCTGGACACCCTCCCGCACGCCACCGTGACAGTGGTTGCCGGCGCGGGGCACCATCCTCAGCTGACGCACTCAGAAGTCGTCGCTCAGGCCATCGGTTCGCAGACCGCCTTCCTGGGCTCGCACAGTGAACCCGGCGTCAGGGCGGCACGCGCACGACCGCGGTGA